The Malus domestica chromosome 13, GDT2T_hap1 genome includes a window with the following:
- the LOC139190413 gene encoding uncharacterized protein, producing MRLLRNDISIDEKQKIKDFANWILKVGDGEIDNIDALNDSNDIDTSVIEIPKDLIIHSSTNPIAAISCATFPNFENSFDDFVYLRERAIITPRNTTVSDVNDYITNLLPREHHTFLSYDSLCSSNGNFENLETMYPTEFLNKLDFNGLPTHNLILKVGMPIMLLRNLNQSLGLCNGTRLIVTQLFDRIIEAKILAGTNIGHKVFIPRITLAATESKWPFILKRRQFPVRPCYAMTINKSQGQSLKQVGLYLPEPVFTHGQLYVALSRVTSRKGLKILIGNGENNLNNYTKNIVFKDVLQNLQ from the coding sequence atgagGTTGTTAAGAAATGATATAAGCAttgatgaaaaacaaaaaatcaaagattttGCAAATTGGATTTTAAAAGTAGGTGATGGAGAAATTGATAACATAGATGCACTAAATGATTCAAATGACATTGATACATCTGTGATTGAAATACCTAAAGATTTAATAATCCATTCTTCCACAAACCCAATTGCTGCAATCTCTTGTGCAACTTTTCCCAATTTTGAAAATTCTTTTGACGATTTTGTATATCTAAGAGAACGAGCTATTATTACACCTCGAAACACAACTGTGTCGGATGTAAATGATTATATAACTAATTTATTACCTAGAGAACATCATACATTTTTAAGTTATGATTCTTTGTGTTCTTCAAATGGAAATTTTGAAAATCTTGAAACAATGTATCCTACAGAATTTTTaaacaaacttgatttcaacGGTTTGCCTACACACAATCTCATTTTAAAAGTGGGAATGCCAATTATGTTATTACGAAATTTAAACCAATCTTTGGGTTTATGCAATGGAACTAGATTGATTGTGACACAATTATTTGATAGAATTATTGAGGCTAAAATTCTTGCTGGAACTAATATTGGTCACAAAGTTTTCATACCAAGAATCACTCTTGCAGCAACTGAAAGCAAATGGccttttattttaaaaagaCGCCAATTTCCAGTTAGACCATGTTATGCAATGACCATTAATAAAAGCCAAGGACAATCTTTGAAACAAGTTGGATTATATCTTCCTGAACCTGTTTTTACTCATGGTCAATTATATGTTGCATTATCTAGAGTTACATCAAGAAAAGGTTTAAAAATATTGATAGGAAATGgagaaaacaatttaaacaattatacaaaaaatatagTATTTAAAGACGTGTtacaaaatttacaataa